The genomic DNA ATAATTGCGGCTGAGGATGGCAAAGCTGTTTTCGGAGAAGCCGGCTTCTTCACTGCGGGAAAGGGTGGTGCCGAGGACGCCGGCAAATCCTTTGAAATCGACCGGCGGCGGCGCCGAGGGCCAACCTTCCTTCATGACTCCCGCCCAGAACGATTTCATCGGCTCCGAATCAATCTGTTCTTCGGTAATGAATCCTTTCGGGGCGATTTGGGTGATATCACGGTCAATGTATATTATCATGAGTTTCAACGGGATTTTGCTTTTGAGAGTCACCCCGAGGTAATTCTGATTGTCGATGCGCAGAATGCGGGAGAACATCTCTTCCATCGCCTTTTGATGCGCAAAGCGGGTGATGTCGTGAAGAGTGCGGCAGTTCTCCGGTTTAAAGATGGTGTCGCCGCGTCCTATCAGATTCAAGGGGGCAATGCGGTCCAGCATTTGACGAAGAATCAAGAAGATTCCGATATCTTCAAAGAAATCGAATTCCGGTCGGCGGGCGTCGACCAGCTCCTGTTGCATGTCGGCGTAGATGACGCATTCGGTGGCATCGACAGTCACCATGTCGCCATTATTAAATCGTTCCAGGTTCTGCATTCCGGCTATAGTCGGCACGCGATATTCCCGCGCCAGGGTTGCCATATGACTGGCAAGGCTTCCCACGCTGGTCACGATGGCGTTTACCTTTTCCATAATGGTAATCAGTCCGGGAAAAGGGTGTGCCGCCATCAGTACTGAACCATTGGGCACCGCCGCCAGGTCGGATACTGAAAATGCTTTATATATCGGACCGCTGCCGGCGCCGGGACAGACGGTCATCCCTCCGGATGCAAGATTTTGGAAGCGACTGATATCAACCGGTTTGGTCGCCGGCTTGCTTTTCAGAATCTGCAGCGGACGACTCTGCAGTATATATATCTGCCCATTCGTTCCGATGGCCCATTCAATATCCTGCGGGGAGTGATAATGGTTCTCGATTTTAAGCGCGTACTCGGCGAGCCGTTTCAATTGTGTATCCTGCAATGACGGCAAATTCTGCCGCTCGCCCGGTACCGGCTCTTCAACGGTGCCGCCGTCTGGGGACATCCGCAAACAGACCGGTTTGGTCGAAATATGGGAACTGACAATTCTTCCGTCACTGCGCCCCAGGACAAAGGTGTCGGGCGTCAGAGTGCCATCAACCAGATACTTTCCCAACCCGAAAATCGAACTGACCAAAAGCGTATCCCGCTCAGGATTAATCGGGTCACGGGTATAGATGACTCCGGCGGCGGCGGCGTCAATCATCACCGCGCAACCGACCGACATCGCC from Candidatus Zixiibacteriota bacterium includes the following:
- a CDS encoding PEP/pyruvate-binding domain-containing protein, with translation RGMVTASEIPPDLSDAIAAAFAELKKRNPSARIAMRSSAIGEDTLFSFAGQYQSLLNVPPEKALDGYRSIIASKFTPQAIYYYLSHSLAESHLAMSVGCAVMIDAAAAGVIYTRDPINPERDTLLVSSIFGLGKYLVDGTLTPDTFVLGRSDGRIVSSHISTKPVCLRMSPDGGTVEEPVPGERQNLPSLQDTQLKRLAEYALKIENHYHSPQDIEWAIGTNGQIYILQSRPLQILKSKPATKPVDISRFQNLASGGMTVCPGAGSGPIYKAFSVSDLAAVPNGSVLMAAHPFPGLITIMEKVNAIVTSVGSLASHMATLAREYRVPTIAGMQNLERFNNGDMVTVDATECVIYADMQQELVDARRPEFDFFEDIGIFLILRQMLDRIAPLNLIGRGDTIFKPENCRTLHDITRFAHQKAMEEMFSRILRIDNQNYLGVTLKSKIPLKLMIIYIDRDITQIAPKGFITEEQIDSEPMKSFWAGVMKEGWPSAPPPVDFKGFAGVLGTTLSRSEEAGFSENSFAILSRNYMLLSLRMGFHFSTIEAMCSEELSKNYIRMHFKDGGASLDRRIRRIRLITEVLSRAGFECHSRADFLDTVVSYLDCDMIASLLYQLGRVTILTKQLDMALSSDEVTQWYTHDILKKLGIEPAADGQ